In Bradyrhizobium lablabi, one DNA window encodes the following:
- the araD gene encoding L-arabinonate dehydratase — MTGQKKTKETLRSARWFAPDDLRAFGHRSRAMQMGYAPEEWKDRPLIAILNTWSDAQPCHMHFKSRVDDVKRGVLMAGGFPLELPALSLSESLLKPTTMLYRNMLAMDAEELLRGHPVDGVVLMGGCDKTTPALLLGATSMNLPAIYLPAGPMLRGNWKGKTLGSGSDAWKYWDERRAGKISDKDWVDVEAGIARSYGTCMTMGTASTMTAIAEAIGMTLPGASSIPAADAGHIRMSSETGRRIVEMVWEDLTPQKIQTRKAFENAIVVAMAMGCSTNAIIHLIAQARRAGQDISLADFEIASRKVPVIANVRPSGDKYLMEDFFYAGGLPGLMSRIREHLHLDCMTVTGKALGENIATAEVYNDDVIRTVKNPIYAEGALAVLKGNLAPDGCVIKPSACEPRFLRHTGPALVFDDYPSMKKAIDDPDLDVTADHVLILRNAGPQGGPGMPEWGMLPIPTKLVKQGVRDMVRLSDARMSGTSYGACILHVSPESFVGGPLALVRNGDRITLDVAARSINLDVPEAELARRRAEWKQPERRFERGYGWMFTRHIKQANEGCDFDFLETGFGAPVGEPSIY; from the coding sequence ATGACCGGCCAGAAAAAGACCAAGGAAACGCTGCGCAGCGCGCGCTGGTTTGCGCCCGACGATCTGCGCGCCTTCGGCCATCGCTCCCGCGCCATGCAGATGGGCTATGCGCCGGAGGAGTGGAAGGACCGCCCCCTGATCGCGATCCTCAATACCTGGTCGGACGCGCAGCCCTGCCACATGCATTTCAAGAGCCGCGTCGACGACGTCAAGCGCGGTGTGCTGATGGCCGGCGGCTTCCCGCTGGAATTGCCGGCGCTGTCTTTGTCGGAATCGCTGCTCAAGCCGACCACCATGCTGTATCGCAACATGCTGGCGATGGACGCCGAGGAACTGTTGCGCGGCCATCCTGTCGACGGCGTGGTGCTGATGGGCGGCTGCGACAAGACCACGCCGGCGCTGCTGTTGGGCGCCACCAGCATGAATTTGCCGGCGATCTATCTGCCGGCAGGCCCCATGCTGCGCGGCAATTGGAAGGGCAAGACGCTGGGTTCCGGTTCCGACGCCTGGAAATATTGGGACGAGCGGCGGGCCGGGAAAATCTCCGACAAGGACTGGGTCGATGTCGAGGCCGGCATCGCCCGCAGCTACGGCACCTGCATGACCATGGGAACGGCGTCCACCATGACCGCGATCGCCGAGGCGATCGGCATGACGCTGCCCGGCGCGTCCTCGATTCCCGCCGCCGACGCCGGCCATATCCGCATGAGCTCGGAGACGGGCCGCCGCATTGTCGAGATGGTCTGGGAAGACCTGACGCCGCAAAAGATCCAGACCCGAAAGGCGTTCGAGAACGCGATTGTCGTGGCGATGGCGATGGGCTGCTCGACCAATGCGATCATCCATCTGATCGCGCAGGCGCGCCGCGCCGGCCAGGACATCAGCCTCGCCGATTTCGAAATTGCGAGCCGCAAGGTGCCTGTCATCGCCAATGTCCGGCCGAGCGGCGACAAATATCTGATGGAGGATTTTTTCTATGCCGGGGGATTGCCGGGCTTGATGAGCCGGATCAGGGAACATCTGCATCTCGATTGCATGACCGTGACCGGCAAAGCGCTCGGCGAAAATATCGCGACGGCCGAAGTCTACAATGACGACGTCATCCGCACGGTGAAAAATCCGATCTATGCCGAAGGCGCACTCGCGGTGCTCAAGGGCAACCTTGCTCCGGACGGCTGCGTGATAAAACCTTCGGCCTGCGAGCCGCGCTTCCTCAGACATACCGGGCCGGCGCTGGTGTTCGACGACTACCCATCAATGAAGAAGGCGATCGACGATCCCGATCTCGACGTGACGGCCGACCATGTGCTGATCCTGCGCAATGCCGGGCCGCAAGGCGGGCCGGGCATGCCGGAATGGGGCATGCTGCCGATCCCCACCAAACTAGTAAAGCAGGGCGTGCGCGACATGGTACGGCTGTCGGATGCGCGCATGAGCGGCACGAGCTACGGCGCCTGTATCCTGCATGTCTCACCGGAATCCTTTGTCGGCGGGCCGCTCGCGCTGGTTAGGAACGGCGACCGCATCACGCTCGACGTCGCCGCGCGCAGCATCAATCTCGATGTTCCTGAGGCGGAACTGGCAAGACGCCGGGCCGAATGGAAGCAACCCGAGCGCCGTTTCGAGCGCGGCTATGGCTGGATGTTCACCAGGCACATCAAGCAGGCCAATGAAGGTTGCGATTTCGATTTTCTCGAAACCGGATTCGGCGCGCCGGTCGGCGAGCCGTCGATTTATTGA